One window of the bacterium genome contains the following:
- a CDS encoding efflux RND transporter periplasmic adaptor subunit, giving the protein MKLRIVAFLLMLLIVNAGCKKARTEERGESTPKAVVAVKTVPVITGVANMEVHAAGRTDALRKQDLLAAVGGRLASLKVQDGEAVKAGQTLAWIEPRESRAAVEGARALLSRARTEAERAEAERMVALAESTQTRVAVKAPFSGAVAARTATEGQTLSEGNALLTLVDLSTLVFVADIPARELARVRIGQKARVHIEALPEVGYDATVDAINPQSDSASQSIRVRLHLTSQGSPLLKAGMAGTADIVIGMHPDALLVPKSAVLRNDETNQHSIVIVGPDSLSHTLPIDLGATSDSLDEVMSDRLKPGMPVVVEGQYALADSTKVSATPREAR; this is encoded by the coding sequence ATGAAACTGAGGATTGTCGCATTCCTGCTGATGTTGTTAATTGTCAACGCGGGATGCAAGAAGGCTCGCACCGAAGAGCGAGGGGAATCGACCCCGAAGGCTGTGGTCGCGGTGAAAACAGTTCCCGTAATCACCGGCGTGGCAAATATGGAGGTGCATGCGGCCGGGCGAACCGATGCGCTGCGTAAACAGGATCTGCTCGCTGCCGTCGGAGGACGGTTGGCGTCGTTGAAGGTTCAGGATGGAGAAGCAGTGAAGGCCGGGCAGACACTGGCATGGATTGAGCCGCGCGAGTCTCGGGCGGCGGTGGAAGGGGCGCGGGCGCTGTTGTCGCGAGCGCGAACGGAGGCCGAGCGAGCCGAGGCGGAGCGGATGGTGGCCTTGGCAGAATCCACGCAAACACGGGTGGCAGTGAAGGCTCCCTTCAGCGGCGCGGTTGCGGCACGCACGGCGACGGAAGGACAGACCTTGTCCGAAGGCAATGCGCTATTGACGCTGGTGGACTTGAGTACATTGGTCTTTGTAGCAGATATTCCGGCGCGGGAGTTAGCGCGAGTTCGTATCGGACAGAAGGCGCGCGTCCACATTGAGGCTTTGCCGGAAGTGGGATACGATGCCACAGTAGACGCCATAAACCCACAAAGCGACAGCGCCAGCCAATCTATCCGCGTGCGATTGCATTTGACGTCTCAAGGCAGTCCGCTCTTGAAAGCCGGCATGGCCGGCACCGCGGACATTGTGATTGGCATGCATCCTGACGCACTTCTGGTTCCCAAATCGGCGGTGCTGAGAAACGATGAGACCAATCAGCATTCCATTGTAATCGTCGGGCCGGACTCGCTGTCGCACACCCTTCCCATAGATCTGGGCGCGACCTCAGATTCGCTCGATGAAGTGATGAGTGACAGGCTGAAGCCGGGGATGCCTGTTGTGGTCGAGGGGCAATATGCCTTGGCGGATTCCACAAAAGTATCTGCCACGCCGCGAGAGGCCCGATGA
- a CDS encoding efflux RND transporter permease subunit, giving the protein MSPFEYALRHRKAVLFLLIALVSCGAAVTLKMPVSLFPDITFPRIVILADNGEQPAERMMTEVTKPLEEVASSLPGVNVVRSITSRGSSEISILLTWKANVQQTLQLLQGRISNIRNQLPATAAIQAEQMSVAVFPIQGYSLTSDTLSLVELRDLALYQIRPALMRVSGAARIEVTGGDTREFTVVLAPDRMAAYHISAPQVTDAINKANSVVSAGLVDNNHQLYLSLVSGLLKTTDDVASVVVSAQNGVPILVRDVADVQIAVADNYIRTTAHGHNAVLINIIKQPTGSTVQIGKDVTNRLKTLNLPAGVHFENFYDQSDFISGSITSTRDAILIGILLAMAVMFLFLRSSRIMLVIVLFVPSVISVSLVVLYLLGETINIMTLGGIAAAVGLIIDDAIVVIEHAFARYPREGNVKEARRTFRETSASATRELMPAIIGSTLCTIVIFIPLGFLSGITGAFFKSLSITMVIALAVSFLFSISLAPLFASLFVREKDIRHEVAKGSHASRISGWYERSLNRLLRFRWTVLAGAVLIAAATYFLYKGIGSDFMPEMDEGSFVLDYSSPPGTSLDETNRMLTSVEHILMAIPEVAAYSRRTGTQLGFFITEPNTGDFLVKLKKKRNRDINTIIDEAREKIESSQPALRIDIFQLMADVIGDLTNSPSPIEIKLFGGSPQIMQQMAEQITQQIETVPGVVDAFNGIVISGPSMIVRVDPIKAARYGFNATDIGDQIETIMQGTTESTIQSGEKLIGIHVRYPSAYRTDMESIESLSLINPNGIAVPLKNIASVERTAGQAELDREGLRQVVAVTARVSGRDLGGTIRDIQAKLQSNLVLPKGVTLEYGGVYQTQQESFRGLLIVAAAAILLVFMVLLFEFGEFAVPLSILPITLLALFGSFAALRLTGVTFNISSFVGVIMIVGIVAENAVFVMHTIKQRQAQGDDLDTAIVRASLVRTRPILMTTLAAILALLPLALGLGSGSQMQQPLAIAVIGGFSVSSLLLFFGLPMLYRLSKRS; this is encoded by the coding sequence ATGAGTCCTTTCGAGTATGCGCTGCGGCATCGCAAAGCCGTCCTGTTCCTGCTCATTGCGCTGGTAAGTTGCGGCGCGGCAGTGACGTTGAAAATGCCGGTTTCGCTGTTTCCGGACATTACGTTTCCGCGGATTGTGATTTTGGCAGATAACGGCGAGCAACCCGCCGAGCGGATGATGACCGAAGTCACCAAGCCGCTCGAAGAGGTCGCCAGTTCTCTGCCGGGCGTGAATGTGGTGCGCTCGATCACCAGCCGGGGCTCAAGCGAGATTTCCATCCTGCTCACGTGGAAGGCCAATGTGCAGCAGACGCTGCAACTGCTGCAAGGCCGTATTTCCAATATCCGCAATCAGCTTCCCGCCACGGCGGCGATCCAGGCCGAGCAAATGAGCGTTGCAGTGTTTCCAATTCAGGGCTACAGCTTGACCTCGGACACGCTAAGCCTTGTGGAATTGCGGGATCTGGCGCTCTATCAGATCCGTCCCGCGCTGATGCGCGTTTCTGGCGCGGCAAGAATCGAAGTCACGGGCGGGGACACGCGAGAGTTCACGGTGGTGCTTGCGCCGGATCGCATGGCCGCTTACCATATTAGCGCGCCGCAGGTTACGGATGCCATCAACAAGGCGAATTCGGTTGTCTCTGCTGGCCTGGTGGATAACAACCATCAGCTTTACCTGTCGCTGGTATCCGGGCTTCTGAAGACGACCGATGATGTCGCCAGCGTGGTGGTATCGGCGCAGAACGGTGTGCCGATTCTGGTGCGGGATGTGGCAGACGTACAAATTGCTGTGGCGGACAATTATATCCGCACCACGGCGCATGGCCACAACGCGGTGCTGATCAACATTATCAAGCAGCCTACCGGCAGCACGGTGCAGATCGGCAAAGACGTCACCAACCGGCTGAAGACACTCAATCTGCCCGCCGGGGTGCACTTCGAGAACTTCTATGATCAGAGTGACTTTATCAGCGGTTCCATCACGAGCACACGGGATGCCATCCTGATCGGTATCCTGCTGGCGATGGCGGTGATGTTCCTCTTCCTGCGCAGCAGCCGAATTATGCTGGTGATTGTGCTGTTTGTGCCGTCGGTGATCTCGGTGAGTCTGGTGGTGCTGTATCTTCTGGGTGAGACGATCAACATCATGACGCTGGGCGGAATCGCCGCAGCGGTGGGGCTGATTATTGACGATGCGATTGTTGTCATCGAGCATGCCTTCGCCCGCTATCCGCGAGAAGGCAACGTCAAAGAGGCCCGGCGGACTTTTCGGGAGACATCCGCTTCCGCAACTCGCGAATTGATGCCGGCGATTATCGGCTCGACTCTGTGCACGATTGTGATCTTCATTCCGCTGGGCTTTCTTTCCGGCATCACCGGTGCGTTCTTCAAATCGCTCTCGATCACCATGGTGATTGCGCTGGCGGTTTCTTTCCTCTTCTCTATTTCACTGGCTCCATTGTTCGCGTCGCTGTTTGTGCGGGAGAAAGACATTCGGCATGAGGTGGCCAAAGGCAGCCATGCGAGCCGGATCTCGGGGTGGTATGAGCGCAGTCTCAATCGTCTGCTACGCTTCCGCTGGACGGTATTGGCTGGAGCCGTACTCATCGCCGCGGCAACCTACTTTCTATACAAGGGCATCGGCAGCGATTTCATGCCAGAGATGGATGAAGGCTCCTTTGTGCTGGATTACTCCTCGCCGCCCGGAACATCACTCGATGAAACCAACCGGATGCTGACAAGTGTGGAACATATCTTGATGGCGATTCCGGAGGTCGCGGCGTATTCCCGCCGCACGGGCACGCAACTCGGCTTCTTCATCACGGAGCCTAACACGGGTGACTTTCTGGTTAAGTTGAAGAAGAAGCGCAACCGTGATATCAATACAATTATTGATGAAGCTCGCGAGAAGATCGAGTCGTCGCAGCCGGCGCTGCGGATAGACATCTTTCAGCTTATGGCGGATGTGATCGGCGACCTGACCAACAGCCCCTCGCCCATCGAGATCAAACTCTTCGGGGGCAGTCCGCAGATTATGCAGCAGATGGCCGAGCAAATCACGCAACAGATCGAAACCGTGCCGGGTGTGGTGGATGCGTTCAATGGCATTGTCATCTCCGGACCTTCTATGATCGTGAGAGTAGATCCAATCAAGGCGGCGCGCTACGGTTTCAATGCGACCGATATCGGGGACCAGATCGAAACTATCATGCAAGGCACCACCGAAAGCACGATTCAGAGCGGTGAGAAACTCATCGGCATTCATGTCCGCTATCCGTCTGCCTATCGCACAGACATGGAGAGCATCGAATCGCTTTCTCTGATCAATCCCAACGGTATTGCCGTTCCTTTAAAGAATATCGCCAGTGTGGAACGCACGGCAGGGCAGGCGGAACTGGATCGCGAAGGACTGCGGCAGGTAGTGGCCGTAACCGCACGGGTTTCCGGTCGCGATTTGGGAGGCACGATTCGTGACATTCAGGCGAAACTGCAAAGCAATCTGGTGCTACCGAAAGGCGTGACGCTGGAGTACGGCGGCGTTTACCAGACCCAGCAGGAATCGTTCCGCGGCTTGCTTATCGTGGCCGCTGCGGCGATTCTTCTTGTGTTCATGGTACTGCTGTTTGAATTCGGCGAATTTGCTGTGCCACTTTCCATTTTGCCGATCACCCTGCTGGCTCTATTCGGCTCGTTCGCAGCGCTGCGGCTCACCGGCGTAACCTTCAACATCTCCAGTTTCGTGGGCGTGATCATGATTGTCGGCATCGTCGCGGAAAACGCTGTTTTCGTGATGCACACGATCAAACAACGGCAGGCGCAAGGCGACGATTTGGACACTGCGATTGTTCGGGCCAGCCTTGTCCGTACCCGGCCAATCCTGATGACCACGCTGGCTGCAATTCTGGCATTGCTCCCGCTGGCTCTTGGCCTTGGCAGCGGCTCGCAGATGCAGCAACCCTTGGCCATTGCCGTCATCGGAGGGTTCTCGGTTTCCAGTTTGCTGCTCTTTTTCGGTTTACCCATGCTCTACCGACTGTCCAAGAGGTCGTAG
- a CDS encoding Ppx/GppA phosphatase family protein — translation MTEDASHVVAFIDIGTNAVRLLLVRVTPAHSYKVLMQQREAVRLGEGEFRNQMLQADAMERALLVCRKFADLARSHAAKEIVAVATSATREARNQQEFVRRLEAEAGLTVHVISGIEEARLIYLGVASGIHLDKRTALFVDIGGGSTEISVGDQQQFQWLESLKLGAIRLTSLYIPHPEKPLSRERYDAMREHIRSVAVRTFQRVRLSAAVMAVGSSGSIANLADIAARIYLKRRRERDDVLTLEQLQGVVALLRPLTQDKRKEVPGINPERADIILAGAAIIETILQETRLSAIHISERGLRDGLLMDYLARIDPTRALTQMPVRMRSVMQLGRACHFEEKHARQVADLALMLFDSAKELGLHWLGAAERELLEYAALLHDIGTFVSYENHHAHSHYLIRNADLLGFDQQELACMAATAYFHRRTLARRKHPLFEPLDSRSKRAVPALSMLLRMAESLDRSHAGKITRVSFERVPQDGILLTMEAPQDCELEVWGVRHHLDAFKKTFEQALEIRVMPTHARVS, via the coding sequence ATGACCGAAGACGCCAGTCACGTCGTAGCCTTTATCGATATCGGCACCAATGCCGTGCGCCTGCTGCTGGTGCGCGTCACTCCTGCCCACAGCTATAAAGTGCTCATGCAGCAGCGCGAAGCGGTGCGCCTCGGCGAAGGGGAATTCCGTAACCAAATGCTGCAGGCCGACGCGATGGAGCGCGCCCTTCTCGTGTGCCGCAAGTTCGCCGATCTGGCACGTTCGCATGCCGCCAAGGAAATTGTCGCGGTCGCCACCTCCGCGACACGGGAGGCGCGCAATCAGCAGGAGTTCGTCCGGCGACTCGAAGCGGAGGCCGGGCTGACCGTCCACGTCATTTCCGGCATTGAGGAAGCCCGGCTCATCTATCTCGGTGTGGCCAGCGGAATTCACCTTGACAAACGAACCGCCCTCTTTGTGGACATCGGCGGCGGCAGCACCGAAATATCCGTCGGCGACCAGCAGCAGTTCCAATGGCTCGAGTCGCTGAAGCTCGGCGCCATCCGCCTGACCTCGCTGTATATTCCGCATCCGGAAAAGCCGTTATCCCGTGAACGCTACGACGCCATGCGTGAACACATCCGCAGCGTGGCCGTGCGCACGTTTCAGCGCGTCCGGCTGTCCGCCGCCGTTATGGCGGTCGGCAGCAGCGGCAGCATCGCCAACCTCGCCGATATCGCCGCTCGAATTTACCTCAAACGGCGTCGCGAGCGTGACGACGTCCTCACTCTGGAACAGCTTCAGGGAGTGGTCGCGCTCCTCCGCCCCTTGACTCAGGATAAGCGCAAAGAGGTGCCGGGGATCAATCCCGAGCGCGCCGACATCATCCTCGCGGGCGCGGCGATTATCGAGACTATTCTCCAGGAAACCCGCCTCTCCGCAATCCACATCAGCGAACGCGGTTTGCGGGATGGCCTGTTGATGGATTATCTCGCCCGCATCGATCCCACCCGGGCGCTTACCCAGATGCCGGTGCGGATGCGCAGCGTCATGCAACTGGGACGCGCCTGCCATTTCGAGGAGAAGCACGCGCGGCAGGTCGCGGATTTGGCTCTCATGCTCTTCGATAGCGCGAAGGAGCTTGGGCTGCACTGGCTGGGTGCGGCGGAGCGCGAGTTGCTGGAATACGCCGCTCTGCTGCACGACATCGGCACCTTCGTGTCCTATGAAAATCACCATGCGCACAGCCATTACTTGATTCGCAATGCCGATCTGCTCGGATTCGATCAGCAGGAATTGGCCTGCATGGCCGCTACCGCCTATTTTCATCGCCGCACCCTCGCCCGCCGGAAACATCCGCTGTTCGAACCGCTCGATTCCCGCTCCAAGCGTGCCGTACCGGCCCTTTCGATGCTCCTGCGCATGGCCGAGAGCCTGGACAGAAGCCATGCCGGCAAGATAACCCGCGTTTCGTTCGAGCGCGTTCCTCAGGACGGGATCCTTCTCACCATGGAAGCTCCGCAGGATTGCGAACTGGAAGTGTGGGGTGTTCGCCACCATCTCGACGCCTTCAAAAAAACGTTTGAACAGGCGCTCGAAATCCGTGTGATGCCCACGCATGCTCGAGTATCATGA
- a CDS encoding YfcE family phosphodiesterase: MRIALIGDVHANVHALESVLADAAARHADMIWNTGDFVGIGAFPDEVVQLLIDKKAVSIAGNVDVEALNFPRKTEEWAAAQEPEELAAFKFAYEHLSPASREYLAALPATRRLEVDGRKVLLCHGSPASQDEHLYADTPDKRFEELAQMADAEIVIFGHSHQPFVKDVAGVKFINTGSVGRPDDGDPRACYAVFDIRTSEQAPFKLKHHRVEYPVQEAADAVRERGLPEALAEVLLEGRSLKWVLKHRRKEAEDDAAKTAKYAARVKDVATAASVFNHEQEHVDHVTELALSLFDQMEDATELGRKERFWLECAALLHDIGWVQGRQAHHKTALKMILEDQTLPLDDRERLIVGSIARYHRRALPSKSHEHFADLKRKDRDAVLLLAGFLRLADGLDRTHQKRVLSVICRATRKYVHLRLSTEGDAQPEREYALEKGKLLEQALNRKLKIEVMAP; the protein is encoded by the coding sequence ATGAGAATTGCTTTGATCGGGGATGTGCATGCCAACGTGCACGCGCTGGAAAGCGTCCTGGCGGATGCCGCCGCGCGCCACGCCGACATGATTTGGAACACGGGAGACTTCGTCGGCATCGGTGCGTTCCCGGATGAAGTCGTTCAGCTATTGATTGACAAAAAGGCGGTCAGCATCGCCGGAAACGTTGATGTGGAAGCGCTCAATTTTCCCCGGAAGACGGAAGAATGGGCGGCTGCCCAAGAGCCCGAGGAGCTTGCAGCCTTCAAATTTGCCTACGAGCATCTCTCGCCCGCGAGCCGCGAATATCTCGCAGCGCTGCCCGCGACCCGCCGCCTCGAAGTCGACGGCCGGAAGGTCCTGCTCTGCCATGGCAGCCCTGCGTCTCAGGATGAGCACTTGTATGCGGACACTCCGGACAAGCGGTTTGAGGAACTCGCCCAAATGGCGGATGCCGAGATCGTAATCTTCGGTCATTCCCATCAGCCGTTTGTAAAGGATGTCGCCGGTGTCAAGTTCATCAACACCGGCAGTGTGGGCCGGCCCGATGACGGCGATCCCCGCGCCTGTTACGCCGTGTTCGATATTCGCACGTCCGAGCAGGCGCCGTTCAAGCTGAAACATCACCGCGTGGAGTACCCGGTGCAGGAGGCCGCTGACGCCGTGCGCGAGCGAGGCCTGCCGGAGGCCCTCGCGGAAGTTCTGCTCGAAGGGCGCAGTCTGAAATGGGTGCTGAAGCATCGCCGCAAGGAAGCCGAAGACGATGCGGCCAAGACGGCAAAGTATGCCGCCCGCGTCAAGGATGTAGCCACCGCGGCCAGTGTCTTCAATCACGAGCAGGAGCACGTGGACCATGTGACCGAACTTGCCCTGTCCCTGTTCGATCAGATGGAAGATGCCACCGAACTCGGTCGCAAAGAGCGGTTCTGGCTGGAGTGCGCCGCCCTGCTCCACGATATCGGGTGGGTGCAGGGGCGTCAGGCGCACCACAAAACCGCGCTCAAGATGATTCTCGAAGATCAAACGCTGCCGCTGGATGATCGCGAACGCTTGATCGTCGGTTCGATTGCGCGCTATCACCGCCGCGCACTGCCCAGCAAAAGTCACGAGCATTTCGCCGACCTTAAGCGCAAGGATCGGGACGCCGTGTTGCTGCTCGCCGGCTTTCTGCGTCTCGCCGACGGTCTGGATCGAACGCATCAGAAGAGGGTCTTGTCCGTCATTTGCCGCGCCACCAGGAAGTATGTCCACCTCCGCCTCAGCACGGAAGGGGATGCCCAGCCTGAGCGCGAGTATGCTCTCGAAAAGGGCAAACTGCTGGAACAGGCGCTGAATCGCAAGTTGAAGATCGAAGTCATGGCGCCATGA
- a CDS encoding CHAD domain-containing protein has translation MSGRVSDPSVCRFAADVLRRKLRALLKEREGVRAAEGSEHIHRMRVAARRVRAALDLFEDCFPKKQFAAWRKSVRQLTRALGAARDCDVQLAFLAGFASGLRDPLLRPGVERLRLRLTQNRSMLQAKVIRAIDRFEESDVAAAMKDALSDLAPDGKVPAAIEPEGSIRRLAAARISACLDHLLRYEPYVVDASAVAEHHAMRIAAKRFRYTMEVFEPVFGDALRSALTAAKDVQEQLGDIHDCDVWVDCIREFEAAERLRTMEYFGHLDTFSELIPGLEAVRQDRAGTRTVQHTRFEAYWKNLEAEWVWQVLRDAMEAHGQPKGRRT, from the coding sequence ATGAGCGGACGCGTTTCGGATCCGTCCGTGTGCCGTTTCGCGGCGGATGTGCTCCGCAGGAAACTGCGCGCCCTGCTCAAGGAACGCGAAGGCGTCAGAGCGGCGGAGGGCAGTGAACACATTCATCGCATGCGGGTCGCGGCCCGCCGGGTGCGCGCGGCCCTCGATCTCTTCGAAGACTGTTTTCCGAAAAAGCAATTCGCCGCATGGCGCAAATCGGTTCGCCAACTGACCAGGGCGCTTGGCGCAGCCCGGGACTGCGATGTTCAGCTTGCGTTTCTTGCCGGGTTCGCGAGCGGCCTGCGCGATCCGCTCCTTCGCCCCGGAGTCGAACGGCTGCGGCTTCGCCTGACGCAAAATCGCTCGATGCTGCAGGCGAAGGTCATCCGCGCTATAGACCGCTTCGAGGAAAGCGATGTCGCCGCGGCTATGAAGGACGCGCTTTCCGATCTGGCGCCGGATGGAAAAGTGCCGGCGGCGATTGAGCCGGAAGGGAGTATCCGCCGCCTTGCGGCGGCGCGCATCAGCGCGTGTCTCGATCATCTCTTGCGATACGAACCGTACGTGGTGGATGCGAGCGCTGTGGCGGAGCATCACGCCATGCGCATTGCCGCCAAGCGGTTCCGCTATACGATGGAAGTCTTTGAACCGGTCTTCGGGGATGCGCTGCGTTCTGCGCTCACAGCGGCCAAAGACGTGCAGGAGCAACTTGGGGATATCCACGATTGCGACGTTTGGGTGGATTGTATACGGGAGTTCGAGGCTGCCGAGCGGCTTCGGACGATGGAATACTTTGGTCATCTCGATACCTTCTCGGAACTGATTCCCGGACTGGAAGCAGTACGTCAGGACCGCGCCGGGACACGTACAGTTCAGCACACCCGCTTCGAGGCGTACTGGAAGAACCTTGAGGCTGAATGGGTATGGCAAGTGCTTCGGGATGCTATGGAAGCGCACGGTCAACCGAAAGGAAGAAGAACATGA
- the ppk1 gene encoding polyphosphate kinase 1, whose product MDPSIYDLPSDVARTDTPASKSAQAAGNGSDPSHASTAVSSPARNLDDPKLFINRELSWLQFNWRVFEEAMDMSHPLLERVKFLAIFANNLDEFFMVRVSGLRRQLAARIVELSSDGMTPAEQLAAIRQTVEVMYERQANCWYDDLLPKLNGRGIRVLHDHELSPAQRHRLKHYFQEEIYPVLTPLAFDPGHPFPHISNLSLNLAVVVNDPERGERFARLKVPDTFPRLVPIPKDDESDVTATADFIWLEDLIAANLDGLFPGLDVVDTFSFRITRDADFEIVEDDAEDLLTTIEESVDQRTFGPEVRLELDIATPDRIRKILVENLEIEEMQVYTVKGLIGMSDLMQLMKLERPELKDTPFVPSLPLPLSDDGNIFDAVRSQDVLFYHPYNSFTPVVDFVREAARDPQVLAIKLTLYRVGPKSPIVDALMEARENGKQVAVLVELKARFDEENNIAWARALEQAGVHVVYGVIGLKTHAKMCLVVRREDDGIRRYVHMSTGNYNTSTSRVYTDLGLLTADEEFGEEMTDLFNALTGYSRKETYGKLLVAPGKMRKELIARIEREIAVHQAQGGGYLAFKMNALVDRRCIQALYRASQAGVRIDLQVRGICCLRPGIPGVSETITVTSIVGRFLEHVRIYYFANGGSDEILTGSADLMPRNLERRIEVLFPVQDPALKSLVLNTILRTHLGDNVKARRLLPDGSYRRVTPAAEDTPLDSQAWMLEHFRALGPSS is encoded by the coding sequence TTGGACCCCTCGATCTACGACCTTCCTTCGGATGTCGCCCGAACCGATACCCCTGCGTCGAAGTCTGCCCAGGCCGCCGGCAATGGCTCTGACCCTTCGCATGCGTCGACTGCGGTTTCGTCTCCGGCCCGCAATCTTGACGATCCCAAGCTATTCATCAACCGCGAGTTGAGCTGGCTCCAGTTCAATTGGCGCGTGTTCGAAGAAGCGATGGACATGTCTCACCCGCTGCTCGAGCGTGTGAAGTTTCTGGCGATCTTCGCCAACAATCTCGATGAGTTCTTCATGGTGAGGGTGTCGGGCTTACGACGGCAACTTGCCGCGCGGATCGTTGAACTCTCCTCCGACGGTATGACGCCCGCCGAACAACTGGCGGCGATTCGCCAGACGGTTGAAGTGATGTATGAACGGCAGGCCAACTGCTGGTACGACGACTTGCTGCCGAAGTTGAACGGCAGAGGAATTCGCGTCCTGCATGACCATGAGCTTTCACCGGCTCAACGCCATCGGCTGAAACACTACTTTCAGGAAGAAATCTATCCGGTTCTGACTCCTCTGGCATTCGATCCCGGACATCCGTTTCCGCACATCTCCAATTTGAGTCTGAATCTTGCCGTGGTGGTCAATGATCCCGAACGGGGAGAGCGCTTCGCCCGCCTGAAGGTCCCGGACACATTTCCCCGTCTCGTGCCGATTCCGAAGGATGATGAATCCGATGTTACGGCAACCGCCGATTTCATTTGGCTCGAGGACCTGATTGCCGCCAATCTCGACGGTCTCTTCCCGGGCCTGGATGTTGTCGACACGTTCTCTTTTCGCATCACGCGCGACGCCGATTTCGAAATCGTGGAAGATGACGCGGAGGATCTGCTTACCACCATCGAAGAAAGCGTGGATCAACGGACCTTCGGTCCTGAAGTGCGGCTCGAACTGGATATCGCCACGCCCGACCGCATCCGCAAAATCCTCGTCGAAAACCTCGAGATCGAAGAGATGCAGGTCTACACCGTGAAAGGCCTGATCGGCATGTCCGACCTCATGCAGCTCATGAAGCTCGAACGCCCTGAGTTGAAGGATACGCCGTTTGTGCCGTCTCTGCCCCTGCCCCTGAGTGATGACGGAAATATTTTCGATGCGGTGCGAAGCCAGGATGTTTTGTTCTATCATCCGTACAACAGCTTCACTCCGGTCGTGGATTTTGTTCGCGAAGCCGCGCGCGACCCCCAGGTTCTTGCCATCAAGTTAACCCTTTACCGCGTCGGACCTAAATCGCCCATCGTGGACGCCCTGATGGAAGCCCGGGAAAACGGCAAGCAGGTCGCCGTGCTGGTGGAACTGAAGGCGCGCTTCGACGAAGAGAATAATATCGCCTGGGCGCGGGCGCTGGAACAGGCGGGCGTACATGTGGTCTATGGCGTAATCGGACTTAAAACGCACGCCAAAATGTGCCTCGTGGTCAGGCGCGAGGACGATGGCATCCGCCGCTATGTTCACATGAGCACCGGCAATTACAACACCTCGACCAGCCGCGTGTATACCGACTTGGGGCTTCTCACCGCCGATGAAGAATTCGGCGAGGAAATGACGGACCTCTTCAACGCCCTCACCGGCTATTCCCGCAAAGAGACCTACGGCAAATTACTGGTGGCCCCCGGGAAAATGCGCAAGGAACTTATCGCCCGCATCGAACGCGAAATCGCCGTGCATCAGGCGCAGGGCGGAGGATACCTTGCCTTCAAGATGAATGCGCTGGTGGACCGCCGCTGCATTCAGGCTCTCTATCGCGCATCGCAGGCCGGTGTCCGCATTGACCTTCAAGTGCGGGGCATCTGCTGCCTCCGGCCCGGCATTCCCGGGGTTAGCGAAACCATCACCGTCACATCCATCGTCGGACGCTTTCTGGAGCATGTCCGCATCTACTATTTCGCTAACGGCGGCAGCGACGAAATCCTGACCGGCAGCGCCGATCTCATGCCACGCAACCTCGAACGCCGCATTGAAGTCCTTTTCCCGGTGCAGGACCCGGCCCTTAAGAGTCTTGTGCTTAACACGATCCTGCGCACGCATCTTGGCGATAATGTGAAGGCGCGCCGCCTCCTGCCCGACGGATCTTACCGGCGCGTAACTCCCGCGGCGGAGGATACTCCGCTGGACTCGCAGGCATGGATGCTGGAACATTTCCGCGCGCTGGGCCCATCCTCATGA